In one window of Nitrospirota bacterium DNA:
- a CDS encoding polysaccharide deacetylase family protein → MERHILTVDVEDNFTFDELANEEDWPKYEGQVVENTLNILSLLRQYKAGATFFVVGMLAERHPELVKYIMDDGHEIASHSYLHKSLRNVAMEDIEEDIRKSSDILSSLTGEQVLGFRAMGYTIPQDEMTFYSLLQKHGYKYDSSKKKNWEGNCQTIQKDHLYRVFPSSVNIFGLKTVFSGGTYLRLLPEFIINKGFSQYSMAGQPVMLYVHPWEFNRDQPKRNVRFKYKILQSPLTFSTERKLRILLEKYEFVSVRKYIGV, encoded by the coding sequence ATGGAAAGGCATATATTAACTGTTGATGTAGAGGATAATTTCACTTTCGATGAGTTGGCCAATGAAGAGGATTGGCCGAAATACGAGGGACAGGTAGTGGAAAACACCTTAAATATTCTCTCTTTACTCCGGCAATACAAAGCAGGGGCCACTTTTTTTGTGGTGGGCATGCTGGCTGAAAGGCACCCTGAACTCGTAAAATACATAATGGATGATGGTCATGAGATAGCATCGCACAGTTACCTGCACAAATCTCTGAGGAATGTTGCGATGGAGGATATAGAGGAGGATATAAGAAAGTCTTCCGATATCCTCTCTTCCCTGACAGGAGAGCAGGTGCTTGGTTTCAGGGCTATGGGATATACCATTCCACAGGATGAGATGACATTCTACAGTCTGCTGCAAAAACACGGCTATAAATACGATTCGAGTAAAAAAAAGAACTGGGAGGGCAATTGTCAGACGATACAGAAAGACCATTTATATCGTGTTTTCCCCTCTTCTGTTAACATATTTGGATTAAAGACCGTCTTTTCAGGAGGAACATATTTAAGGTTGCTCCCGGAATTCATTATAAACAAGGGGTTTTCCCAGTATAGTATGGCTGGGCAGCCTGTAATGCTGTATGTGCACCCCTGGGAGTTTAACAGGGATCAACCAAAAAGAAACGTCCGATTCAAGTATAAAATACTGCAATCCCCTTTGACTTTCAGCACAGAGAGAAAACTCAGAATCTTGCTTGAAAAGTATGAATTTGTATCAGTCAGGAAATACATAGGGGTTTAG
- a CDS encoding glycosyltransferase family 4 protein: MQINNYHYIRGGAERYYFEVTRLLEEHGHRVHCFSVKHESNLESPYSKYFGRPMSFDSGQGVVTKLGTALRMLYSFENNKLMRRLLSDYKVDIAHAHNIYHRVCPSVFDVLRKHKIPVVMTLHDYKLGCSTYNFYRDNHICTECLTAGRYRVVKNRCTKGSLTQSLFHYLEAEVHGLLDIYGKNVTFFICPSLFSLKKHAEIGVDEKKLVHIPNFINIAAYEPDYESHDYILFAGRLSAEKGIRTLLDAVRGIDVLVRIVGEGPGGDEYRAYAKDKKINNVVFEGYKTGEDLINLFRNAAFLVLPSEWYENAPMTVLEAFAYGKPVVGSDIGGIPEMVVEGKTGLLFKPGDYRELREKINYLISMPSMIAGMGREARKKAEEEYNADVHYQRLMEVYERACGKR; this comes from the coding sequence TTGCAGATTAATAATTATCACTATATCAGGGGCGGTGCCGAACGGTATTATTTTGAGGTTACGCGGCTGCTTGAAGAGCACGGCCATAGAGTGCATTGTTTTTCTGTGAAGCATGAAAGCAATCTGGAGTCACCGTATTCAAAATATTTTGGCAGGCCGATGAGCTTTGATTCCGGACAGGGCGTGGTAACGAAACTTGGAACCGCGTTGAGAATGCTTTACTCTTTTGAGAATAATAAATTAATGAGGAGGCTGCTGTCTGATTATAAGGTTGATATAGCTCACGCCCATAATATTTACCACAGGGTCTGCCCTTCAGTGTTTGATGTCTTGAGAAAACATAAGATACCGGTTGTCATGACCCTTCATGATTATAAGCTTGGATGTTCAACATATAATTTTTACAGAGATAACCATATATGTACGGAATGCCTTACGGCTGGAAGGTACAGGGTAGTCAAAAACCGCTGTACAAAAGGGTCATTAACGCAGAGTCTGTTTCATTATCTGGAGGCGGAGGTTCACGGCCTGCTTGATATATACGGTAAAAATGTGACGTTTTTTATCTGTCCGAGTCTTTTTTCCCTAAAGAAACACGCAGAGATTGGAGTGGATGAAAAGAAATTAGTCCACATACCCAACTTTATAAATATTGCAGCTTACGAACCTGATTACGAAAGCCATGATTACATCCTCTTTGCCGGACGCCTCTCCGCAGAAAAAGGTATTCGTACATTACTTGATGCTGTAAGGGGAATTGATGTGCTGGTCAGGATTGTCGGAGAGGGACCAGGGGGAGATGAGTACAGGGCCTATGCGAAGGATAAAAAGATTAACAATGTTGTATTTGAGGGATACAAGACGGGTGAAGACCTCATAAATCTCTTCAGGAACGCTGCCTTTCTGGTGCTTCCTTCCGAGTGGTACGAAAATGCGCCGATGACCGTGCTTGAGGCGTTTGCCTATGGTAAGCCGGTTGTTGGCTCTGATATAGGTGGAATCCCTGAAATGGTGGTGGAGGGGAAGACCGGTCTGCTCTTTAAGCCCGGAGATTACAGGGAGTTAAGAGAAAAGATTAATTATCTTATCTCTATGCCGTCCATGATTGCCGGGATGGGCAGAGAGGCAAGAAAGAAGGCTGAAGAGGAGTACAATGCGGATGTTCATTATCAGAGGTTGATGGAGGTTTATGAAAGGGCCTGCGGGAAAAGGTAA
- a CDS encoding glycosyltransferase family 4 protein, with protein sequence MKIAYIVLKGMPLGGGIEKYTEELGSRLVEKGHEVIVYTMRHYGARDGVYRGMRIKTVPTLKSRSLEKLTASFLAAIEQCLEKDVDIVHFHAFGPAMFCFIPRLFGRKVVVQGHGLEWKRSKFGRIGRFFLKLAELPSVRFPHTVTVVSKQQKKYLMDTYGIESFFIPPGVNPPNMEKPDLIKEYGLCGNDYILFMARLVREKGAHYLIEAYKRLNTDMKLVIAGDAKHEELYKSELYRMAEGNKNIIFTSLVRGKMLDELLSNSYLFVLPSEVEGLPIVLLEAMSYGNCCLVSNIPENIEVLNDLGYTFRNKDIDDLSAKLRYLIENRKAVEMVKERAKSHVLETYHWDRITVQFEEIYRKLL encoded by the coding sequence ATGAAGATTGCATATATTGTTCTTAAAGGAATGCCCCTTGGCGGCGGTATTGAGAAGTACACGGAGGAGCTCGGCTCAAGGCTTGTAGAAAAGGGACATGAAGTCATTGTGTACACAATGAGGCATTACGGGGCCAGAGACGGTGTATACAGGGGAATGAGAATAAAGACCGTTCCCACCCTGAAGAGCAGAAGTCTTGAGAAACTCACGGCTTCATTTCTGGCAGCCATTGAGCAATGTCTTGAGAAGGATGTGGATATCGTGCATTTTCATGCCTTTGGCCCTGCAATGTTCTGTTTTATTCCAAGACTTTTTGGCAGAAAGGTTGTGGTTCAGGGACACGGGCTTGAATGGAAGAGGTCGAAATTTGGCAGAATTGGAAGATTCTTTCTGAAATTGGCAGAACTTCCATCTGTGAGATTTCCCCATACTGTAACCGTGGTCTCCAAACAGCAAAAAAAGTACCTGATGGATACCTATGGCATAGAATCATTTTTTATCCCGCCGGGGGTTAATCCACCAAACATGGAGAAGCCGGACCTTATAAAAGAGTATGGACTTTGTGGAAATGATTACATTCTCTTTATGGCAAGGCTTGTAAGGGAGAAGGGCGCACATTATTTGATAGAGGCTTATAAGAGGCTTAACACGGATATGAAACTCGTTATTGCGGGTGATGCCAAACATGAAGAGCTTTATAAGTCAGAGCTTTACCGGATGGCAGAGGGAAATAAAAATATAATTTTTACATCTCTTGTAAGGGGTAAAATGCTTGATGAACTCCTTTCAAACAGTTATCTCTTTGTTTTACCTTCCGAGGTGGAGGGGTTGCCGATTGTCCTTCTTGAGGCAATGAGTTATGGTAACTGCTGTCTTGTCAGCAATATTCCTGAAAACATTGAGGTCCTGAATGATCTTGGATATACGTTCAGGAACAAGGATATTGATGACCTTTCGGCAAAGTTGCGCTATTTGATAGAGAACCGTAAGGCCGTGGAGATGGTAAAGGAGCGGGCAAAGAGTCATGTCCTTGAGACTTACCACTGGGACAGGATTACTGTGCAGTTTGAAGAGATTTACAGGAAACTCTTATAA